A stretch of DNA from Bradyrhizobium algeriense:
TGTGGCATGGGGGCGACCAGATGTCGGATCACTTGAAGGAAGTACCGCCAGCCGCCCACCTTCTTGGTCGGGAGATCGTCTCTGTAGATCCGCATTCTGGTGAAGTGAAACTTCGATTTACGGCAAAAAAGGAATTCGCCAACCGCCATGGCACCGTGCAGGGCGGTATGTTGGCGGCGATGCTCGACTCCGCAACGGGCAACGCGGTCATGGCTAGGCTGCCCTCATCTGACGGCCGTAACGACCCGCCTGGATACGAGCTTCCTGAAGCCCGCGGCATTGGGAGTGATGATTGCGACGGCGCGCCTTATACATCAAGATGAGCGCTCGGCTGAAGTGATGGCTGAACTCACTGACAGCGAAGGCCAGATAGTCGCTACGGCCAGGGCCGAACTGCGCGTTCGCGAGCGCAAGACCCGGTCTTAGATTTCAACTGGGAGGGGCGGACAATTTCGCAAGCCCTTGACATCCACTACTATCAAGCTGTATGGCCCTGCGCCATGAAACTGAACCGGACCAACCGCCGCGCCTGCCTGCGTCGTCGCTCCAGCGACGATGGGTTGCGCCGTGTCCGACGACAACGCTGATTAACTAGTTCAGCAACGTTTTCGAGAAGGCCGCACCCTCAAAAGTGCGGCCTTCTTGCGTTTCGGCCTGCCCCTTCCCCAAACCCCTGAGGAGATCGACATGACTGACGCTACCCATCCGTTCGATGCGCTGATGGAGATTACCGCTCGCCCGCCGGTGGTGTTCGTCCGCGGTGCGGGCTCCTATCTCTGGGACGATTCCCGCAAGCGCTATCTCGACTTCGTGCAGGGTTGGGCCGTCAACGCGCTCGGCCATTCGCCGCCTGCCATTGCGGAAGCGCTCGCGGCGCAGGCCAAGCTGCTGCTGACGCCAAGCCCCGCCTTCTACAACGGTCCCAGCCTCAAGCTGGCGAAAGCGCTGGTGGAGAAAAGCTGCTTCGATAAGGTGTTCTTCGCCAATTCAGGCGCGGAGGCCAATGAGGGCGCCATCAAGCTCGCGCGGAAATACGGCGCGAAATACAAGAACGGCGCGTTCGAAATCATCTCCTTCGAAGGCGGCTTTCATGGCCGCACGCTCGCGACCATGTCGGCATCGGGCAAGAAGGCGTTCGAGCCGCTGTTCGAGCCGAAAGTATCGGGCTTCCGCAAGGCTAAGCTCAACGACCTCGATTCAGTGAAGGCGCTGATCTCCGATAACACGGTCGCGGTGATGCTGGAGCCGATCCAGGGCGAAGCCGGCGTCTGGCCGGCGACCGATCAATTCCTGCAAGAGTTGCGCTCGCTGACCAAGGAGCACGGCATGCTCCTGATCGTCGACGAGATCCAGACCGGTATGGGCCGGACCGGAAAACTGTTCCACTACGAACATGCCGATATCGATCCCGACATCATGACCCTCGGCAAGGGCATCGGCGGCGGCGTGCCGCTCGCGGCCCTGCTCGCGACCGCGCATGCGTCGTGCTTCGAGCATGGCGACCAGGGCGGCACGTTCAACGGCAATCCCTTGATGTGCGCCGCAGGGCTTGCCGTGCTTGAGGAGGTCTCAAAACCGGAATTCCTGAAAGCGGTGACGGATGCCGGCCTTTTCCTGGAAAGCGAGTTGCAGAAACTGTCGGCGCGCCATGGTCTCGGCGAGGTGCGCGGCCGCGGACTGTTGCTGGCGCTCGACTTGAAACTGCCGATCGGTGCCGCGATCGTGGCCGAGGCGCTTGCGGACGGCGTGCTCATCAACTCGCCGCAGCCCGATGCGCTGCGCTTCATGCCGGCGCTCAACGTCACGCGCGAGGAGATATCGCTGATGATCGATTGCCTTGACGCGATTTTGGTGAAGGCGGGCGCGGCAAGGCGGGTGGCTTAGCCTCTTTACGTCATTCCGGGTTCGATGCTTCGCATCGCCCCGGAATGGCGGGCCGAGACCTACGGCCTAAAAATCGCAGCCCCCGTCGTCGCCCTGCTCTCGAGCTCGGTATGTGCCTTCGCTGCGTCCTTCAGCGCGTAGGCATGATTGATCGGCACGTGGAGCTTGCCATTGATGACCGCGGCAAACAGCGTGTCGGCGCCTTCGAGCAGTTCCTTGCGGGTAGAGACGTAGTCGTTAAGCTTCGGCCGCGTCGCGAACAGCGAGCCGTGATTGTTGAGTTCGGTGAGCGGAAACGGCGGCACCGGGCCGGAGGCGTTGCCAAAGCTCACGAACAGGCCGCGGGGCCGCAGACACGACAGCGAGCCCGGGAAAGTGGTCTTGCCGACGCCGTCATAGACGACATCGCAGAGTTCGTTGCGGCTGATCTGTTTGACCCGCGCCACGAAGTCCTCCTCATTGTAGAGGATGACGTGGTCGCAGCCATTCGCGAGCGCGAGGTCGGCTTTTGGCTTGGAGCCCACGGTACCGATCACATGCGCG
This window harbors:
- a CDS encoding PaaI family thioesterase, coding for MITTDRVAVWHGGDQMSDHLKEVPPAAHLLGREIVSVDPHSGEVKLRFTAKKEFANRHGTVQGGMLAAMLDSATGNAVMARLPSSDGRNDPPGYELPEARGIGSDDCDGAPYTSR
- a CDS encoding PaaI family thioesterase yields the protein MDTSFLKPAALGVMIATARLIHQDERSAEVMAELTDSEGQIVATARAELRVRERKTRS
- a CDS encoding acetylornithine transaminase, translated to MTDATHPFDALMEITARPPVVFVRGAGSYLWDDSRKRYLDFVQGWAVNALGHSPPAIAEALAAQAKLLLTPSPAFYNGPSLKLAKALVEKSCFDKVFFANSGAEANEGAIKLARKYGAKYKNGAFEIISFEGGFHGRTLATMSASGKKAFEPLFEPKVSGFRKAKLNDLDSVKALISDNTVAVMLEPIQGEAGVWPATDQFLQELRSLTKEHGMLLIVDEIQTGMGRTGKLFHYEHADIDPDIMTLGKGIGGGVPLAALLATAHASCFEHGDQGGTFNGNPLMCAAGLAVLEEVSKPEFLKAVTDAGLFLESELQKLSARHGLGEVRGRGLLLALDLKLPIGAAIVAEALADGVLINSPQPDALRFMPALNVTREEISLMIDCLDAILVKAGAARRVA